The Nicotiana tabacum cultivar K326 chromosome 5, ASM71507v2, whole genome shotgun sequence sequence TATATACAACTTCATCTTTATTTTGTGTACTACATATAAATAGAACcaatttaattttagttttaaatgaCATGTTCTCTCTTTTATCAATGGTTAATTCCATGTTATATCATTATGTCCAACGACGACAAAACAACTCCATGTTGCCACCATTAATTATTTTCTTCTGACCTATCAAACTCGAAAGACCAATATATCGGTAATAGTGGCAATAAGCAACGACAACACTCAACAGGTTGGTGatcaagaaaaaacaaaaaaacaaatacaATCGAAAATCTAATCAAGCTGACATTATATATTGACATGTATTTTGGTTTGATTTGTACGAGCATGAAAAACATGTTCTGCTGCATAtaatttatatctatatatttgTATATGGTCATTTCTCCTCTATTATTTAGGAAGCACCTCATAAAGATAGATACTAACCACCGGAGAATGAAAGAAATTGCAATTCAACTTGAGAAGACGAGAAAATTAAAAGTTGCAATGTGGGACAACAGTAACTTATCATTAGAAGTTAAAAACTGCTAAAAACGAGAATTCCCCATATGAGAATGCAACCTATCCTCTTGATCTTAGAAAGTTATGAGATTACAGTTTAAGGGAATAACAAATCTCTTTCATCACTAAAAGTAATCATCATACAGGTGCCAAATTCCAAACACGGCAGAGCAAGACTATTTGACTCAGCCGATAAAAGGTAGGTGCATGAATAAAATAAGGAACAAAGTGTTTTTGTGCCACTAATCTGCATCCATCTCTTCAAGTGCAGCTTTAGCCGCAGCCTTGGCTTCCTCTAACAAATCGGCAGGAACCTATGGCAACATTAAATAGCAGCACGAGTTACCAACCAGATTTTTATTTCAGTTAACATCAATTACATTCATTCACCATTATGATATACATTGCATGCAGACAAAATAAAAGTATGATGGAAAATTACAAAAGTAATAAATAAGCTAAAAATGTCATTTGCTTTAATATCTTTGTTTTTGCTTCTGTGACAGGTGCAGgcaaaaaatcaagaaaatgtCGAGTCAACATTAGCATTTAACACAAAGATATCAGTTCCTATTAAAAGTGTCCTCGGAAGGATAGTGAATCACCTTCTGATGCTGTCGGTTAGACTCATCACACACCCAACTCATTTCCAGTTCAAATGCCTTGTCCTTTGCCTCATCATGTACTCCGTATATTCTAGTTCCAGAtaaagcatattgtcaaaaagCTGAACAATAAAAGCATGCAGCACCAACTAAATGAATTTGAAACCCTTAAATTTCTGGGGAAAAAAACTAATAACTGATGCTTCCATTCTTGCAACCTATAGATAAAAGCATAGGCTTACCACTTCATAAAGAACTAAACTTGGTGTTTCCAAATGCAAGTGATGATACTAACATCCCTTTACGCATAGTTAAAACCAGTTCACATATTACAAGAGTCTGATTGACTGCCCGAAAAATATTGAACTAACCAAAGGTTGAGAGAACTGGAACATGTTATATATAAATTGATTTGCAGGCAGTTCTCAATGTCAACATAGAACATCTACAAACTATGCGCAGAACATCTAGTGACTACTCAAAAATAGAACTTGCATGTGCATCAGGTCAGATTTcaacaaaaatttcagcaataAAATATTAGCATGAATCAAATTGTAAAGTTCAATGACTCAATGAGAACAGTTACTTACATTTTGGCTACCTCAATTACCCCTTGCCGACACGTCATTTCTGAGAGCTTCAACTTTTCAATTTCTCTGCCAAGATTTTATTTCAAAGTCACATTAGTGTGCATAAAAGAAAATTTGGTGCCAGATATAACGAAAAAATCCAAAAACGGCAAAGCTTAAATCCTAATTGAAAAAAACTCAACTTGATCACTGTttttttattctcatatttaaaATAGCTTAGTCTCTATCGAGTATACTAACTAAACCAGTAAACTGTTTATGCCGGTTTACTTCTAACATCACCAAGATATTATCAGACCTTCATAAAACCAAAATAAACAGTAAGAAAAATAGTTCAATAGAGAAacataaataaaagttttaaCTTGAATTTTAGAAAGTTCAAAGTTACatagaataatattttaaatagagGCATTTCTGAACGACCAAAATAAAGTGCCACACAAATGAGGTTACAGATCTCTCTCCCTTGTGCGGGTAGTTAAATAAACCTGTATTTCTTAATAAgacagaaaaagaaaatagatgaAAGAAAACGAAGATATTATGTGGTCATCCAGTAACATACTGGACCAGTTTAATGATGATAAGATTTTGGCCAAGGGTGTTCAAGTGACTTGCTAAGATAAGCAAGTTAATCTCATTAATAATAGGTGTTTCTATGATGGTAGAAACTCGAGAGGACATTCCCATCGTTGCCAAAAACTCATGGAGTCCAAATAAATAAGATATCCCCAGTTTTCAATTACAACCCCTCTGACAAACTATGGTCTATGGCAAGAAAAGATTTGAACCTTTTAAGCATTGCTTTAGACGAGAGAAAGTGCTTATAACCATAAAATTCTGGGTAAACAGCACCACGTGAACATCGAAAGCACAATTAATGTATCAGGAAAACGACTTTGATTTTTTATACTGTATCATAGTGAAGTCAAAGAAAAACTTCTTTGACAACAACTTTTTAAATGTGATTTTTAGCCCAATCATTACTGTTAGTAGTAACTTTCCATGTAGTTTCTGGATCTGCAAGTTTTATTTCTAAAGATAAATTAATAAATGTCAAAAACTAGGGCAGATATTTATCAGTTTAACCTTTTCTTAAAGGTAATTTTGTCATTCTCTTAGGGAAGAGGGAATATATAATAATGAACTTCGTCATTTTCTTGTGGATGATAATGGACAGAGCTTAAAATCTAGAAAGGCTAACTGCACAACCCCAAGGATGACATCAATGGCACTTTTAAAAAGGCCAAGCAAAATTTCAACTCGGAACAACATTTCGTGCAATCTGTTTTTGATAGTTGAAACTAAATGCAAATTAAAATATTCACCACCATCAGAAAGCCATGTCTGATTGTTTCAAATCTGAAATTTAGATTGTACAGAAGAGATCTATATACTTACGTTTTAGCAGCTTGTCTGCCCTTCCCAATAGCAGCACCAAAGTACCTCTACAACAAACAACATAAGACATCAACATCTTAAATAAACTCAGTCGATAAGGGTCGGTCCAAGGTGAGGAAGCTATTCAATAAAATATAATAGCACGCCATGTGGCGCAAACATATAGTAGTTAAACAATGATTTAACTCACATAGGAGACACCAGACGGCTCAACCATGTAGAGTTGAGGTCCATCTCTATCATAGCCTCCAAGGATCACCCCACATCCGAAAGGCCTAAAACAAGTAGTACTCCAATATTTCAGGTACAAAAAGCAAATAAAAGGAAGAAGCTGAGTATCAAAATGGCAACAGATATTCCAACATACCTGAGCCACCAATAAAGTGTGCATAAATGTACATAACTAGCAACACGTTCTGCAAGCTCTTTTACCAGAATTGGTTCACCATATGTACTACAAATTACAAACCCAGTCAATAGAAGAATAAAAAATTAGGGTGGTGATATATGATGACTGTGAAACAAAAAATTTCATAATGTCGAGTCGGGGAAAAAACTTTCATCACCATCTAGAACTCTAAGATGAGGCTCTAAAATCTTTTTGACTTTCCATCTACTAATGTAGGAAATATACAAACAGCACGTTTGGTAATAATAATCAAAGGAACAACTGCAAAAGCCCCCTGTCGAATCAAAAGCTATGTTAATAAATATCCCACGTGACAACACTGGCATCTTTCTAGGGAGGATAACATTAGCAATAGGATCCGCTAAAGTGCTAATAAACCCTTGCTGGAGATATCAACAGAAGCAGAGGCGTATCTGACAGTGCCTCTTTGACACAATCGTGGCAGCAGAAAAGCCagaaaaatgacttaaatacCACTGTATCTCACTTTAGTATTATGAAGGTGCTTCTGGAAAAAATGCAAACCAAATAATACTTCTTtaatcttgagtagcttcatagtGGGATTGTAAATCTGCAATATTTTTCGTTGATTTGATATCTAGGTTGACTATAGAGACAAGATAGGTATGCATAAGGGCCAGATCGTCCATTTATGTTCTTACAACCACGGAAAAATAAATAAGCAATTCACCTGCAAAAAGCTCACTCAAGGAGCAACCTTTGCACTTCAAAGCCGTGAAGATATGCATAGATACATCATTAAGTTTTTCATCCATATGTCACACTTAAGGAATATCACACTTTACCTAACACTAGTCAACGACTCGAGCGCCGTACAATTTAAATTATTTCGTGTGTATCTACCAGAACAAATATAGCCCATAATAGAGCGAGTTAATACTTCTGAACGCAAGTGATCCATAAACGATAGGTCCTAATCAATTTACATTTTCAAAGCATTATTAGAAAACTACAAGTGGTAAAACAAAACTTAAAGCCAATAGG is a genomic window containing:
- the LOC107781489 gene encoding proteasome subunit alpha type-3, which codes for MSSIGTGYDLSVTTFSPDGRVFQIEYAGKAVDNSGTVVGIKCKDGIVLGVEKLIASKMMLPGSNRRIHSVHRHSGMAVAGLAADGRQIVARTKSEATNYESTYGEPILVKELAERVASYVHLCTLYWWLRPFGCGVILGGYDRDGPQLYMVEPSGVSYRYFGAAIGKGRQAAKTEIEKLKLSEMTCRQGVIEVAKIIYGVHDEAKDKAFELEMSWVCDESNRQHQKVPADLLEEAKAAAKAALEEMDAD